In Amaranthus tricolor cultivar Red isolate AtriRed21 chromosome 3, ASM2621246v1, whole genome shotgun sequence, a single window of DNA contains:
- the LOC130807799 gene encoding L-ascorbate oxidase homolog, with protein MMEHLALLSLFLGILALSNIAEEVYADSPYKYFDLNLTYGIISPLGVRQRGILINGQFPGPTIDCDTNDNIFITVHNNLDEPILITWNGVWLRKMSWQDGVLGTNCPIQPYSNWTYRFQAKDEIGSYMYFLSTAMHRADGGFGAFNIHRRPVISLPYPVPVGEFTLLVGDWYNEKRPQYINGAAFMLKHKLDYGYGMPMPDGLLINGKPSKTIFSGKTKKTYLVRVSNVGIMTSINIRIQGHKLKLVEVEGSHVLQETYDSLDVHVGQSLAFLVTLNGPVKDYYIVASTRFTKKTLKASAILHYKGSKVKASGPLPVGPTYQVHWSMKQARSFRWNLTANAARPNPQGTFRYGGIKITKTIIMGNSAQKLKEKFIDKLYYGVNNVSYVNPTTPLKLADYYNIPRVFNLKTSRNKPTPGPMIRGTAVYGLELHDFAEIIFQNDESTIQSWHLDGHNFFVVGFGANKWSPQMRSKYNMVDAVWRSTVQVYPNAWTAILVSLDNKGMWNLRSTIWHRQYLGQQVYLRVWNNERSIRTENEIPSNVLKCGKATNY; from the exons TCTTATAAATGGACAATTTCCTGGTCCAACAATTGATTGTGATACCAACGACAATATATTTATCACGGTCCATAATAATTTAGACGAGCCAATTCTAATCACATG GAATGGGGTTTGGCTAAGAAAGATGTCTTGGCAAGACGGTGTACTTGGAACGAACTGTCCCATTCAACCATACTCAAACTGGACATACAGATTTCAAGCCAAGGATGAGATAGGTAGCTATATGTACTTCCTCTCCACTGCAATGCATCGAGCTGATGGAGGTTTTGGTGCTTTCAATATTCATAGAAGACCTGTCATTTCACTTCCTTACCCTGTTCCTGTGGGTGAATTTACCCTCCTTGTTGGAGATTGGTACAATGAAAAACGTCCTCAG TACATAAATGGAGCAGCATTTATGCTAAAACATAAGTTGGATTATGGTTATGGTATGCCTATGCCTGATGGTTTGCTGATCAATGGGAAACCAAGCAAAACCATCTTCTCTggtaaaacaaagaaaacttattTGGTTCGTGTGTCCAATGTTGGAATTATGACTTCCATTAACATAAGGATTCAAGGACATAAATTGAAGCTGGTTGAGGTGGAAGGTTCTCATGTACTTCAGGAAACTTATGACTCACTTGATGTTCATGTGGGTCAATCTTTGGCTTTTTTGGTTACCCTAAATGGCCCTGTTAAGGACTATTACATTGTGGCTTCCACTCGGTTCACTAAGAAGACATTAAAGGCTTCAGCAATCCTACATTATAAAGGTTCTAAGGTTAAAGCTTCTGGTCCATTACCTGTTGGTCCTACTTATCAAGTTCATTGGTCTATGAAACAAGCTAGAAGCTTCAG ATGGAATCTTACTGCAAATGCTGCAAGACCAAACCCTCAAGGAACATTCCGTTATGGAGGAATCAAGATAACAAAGACAATAATAATGGGAAATTCAGCACAGAAGCTTAAAGAGAAATTCATTGACAAGCTGTATTATGGAGTTAACAATGTTTCCTATGTAAATCCAACCACACCATTAAAACTGGCTGACTATTACAACATTCCTCGTGTATTCAACCTTAAGACTAGCAGGAATAAACCTACGCCCGGTCCTATGATCCGAGGCACCGCTGTTTATGGGTTGGAACTTCATGATTTTGCTGAAATCATCTTCCAAAACGATGAGTCCACAATCCAATCTTGGCATCTTGATGGCCACAACTTCTTTGTTGTTGG ATTTGGTGCAAACAAATGGAGTCCACAAATGAGGAGTAAGTATAATATGGTGGATGCAGTCTGGAGAAGTACAGTCCAG GTGTATCCAAATGCATGGACGGCTATACTAGTATCACTGGATAACAAAGGAATGTGGAATTTGAGGTCAACAATTTGGCATAGGCAATACCTTGGTCAGCAAGTTTACCTACGAGTATGGAATAATGAAAGAAGCATCAGAACAGAAAATGAAATTCCTTCAAATGTTCTCAAATGTGGAAAGGCAACTAATTATTAG